In Meiothermus ruber DSM 1279, the following proteins share a genomic window:
- a CDS encoding sulfite exporter TauE/SafE family protein, giving the protein MLEVVIGFIIALCIGLTGVGGGTLTTPLLILALGVPPEVAVGTALLFSMLAKIPAGWVYWQKQGVNWQALRLLLAGGIPAAVAGSLLLHSFKVHKEAVLAGIGLIILSVAVINLAITLRKLSPRPLAPQWIVVVAAFIGLEVGFSSAGAGALGTLLLMSGTRLAPREIVGTDLWFGLGLSALAGGLHAALGQTDWLLLTKLACGGWIGSLLGAWLGQRVNQRPFRIGLLLWLMLIGSHLILRGIPALAR; this is encoded by the coding sequence ATGCTCGAGGTTGTCATAGGCTTCATCATCGCCCTGTGCATCGGCCTGACTGGGGTCGGCGGGGGCACCCTCACCACCCCGCTGCTGATCCTGGCGCTGGGGGTTCCACCCGAAGTCGCTGTTGGCACAGCCCTGCTTTTCTCTATGCTGGCAAAGATTCCCGCTGGGTGGGTTTACTGGCAAAAGCAAGGGGTTAATTGGCAAGCCCTGCGCCTGTTGTTAGCTGGCGGTATTCCGGCCGCTGTAGCCGGCAGCCTGCTGCTACACTCCTTCAAGGTGCATAAAGAGGCGGTGCTGGCCGGCATAGGTCTGATTATTTTGTCGGTAGCGGTCATCAACCTGGCGATCACCCTTAGAAAGCTATCTCCCCGACCCCTAGCCCCCCAGTGGATTGTGGTCGTCGCCGCCTTCATTGGTCTGGAGGTGGGTTTTTCCTCGGCAGGGGCCGGGGCTCTGGGCACTTTACTGCTGATGAGCGGAACCCGCCTGGCCCCCAGGGAAATAGTGGGTACAGATCTCTGGTTTGGCCTTGGGCTATCTGCTTTGGCCGGTGGGCTGCACGCAGCGCTGGGTCAGACCGACTGGCTACTGCTAACCAAGCTGGCCTGCGGCGGTTGGATCGGCTCCTTGCTGGGGGCCTGGCTGGGCCAGCGGGTCAACCAGCGGCCTTTCCGCATAGGGCTTTTGCTCTGGCTTATGCTGATCGGTTCACACCTGATTCTACGAGGCATACCCGCCCTGGCGAGGTGA